In Streptomyces sp. SN-593, a single genomic region encodes these proteins:
- a CDS encoding ferritin-like domain-containing protein: MTTARDNWDLPISEDQLARLTRDMEAAHRESLPAMRAGAADLADDVRGASGRRAEPVDGPRDPGRRRFLVGAGGLAAATALAACSGSGKHGSSATKGGAPSGSAGAAKGRYTGDLKVVALAVALENQAVGAYQAALKAAKAGTLGTVPPAVATFVTTAMEQHADHAKAWNSVLTGAGKPAITGVPLSNQPATLAALGKARSVGDVANLALQLEDQAAQTYLFATYSVSAEAGIATAATIAPVEAMHAAILNFVLGKYPVPDDFLPSDKAADPALLTI; the protein is encoded by the coding sequence GTGACCACCGCGCGCGACAACTGGGACCTGCCGATCAGCGAGGACCAACTCGCCCGGCTCACCCGCGACATGGAGGCCGCCCACCGCGAGAGCCTGCCCGCCATGCGGGCCGGCGCGGCGGACCTCGCCGACGACGTGCGCGGGGCCTCGGGCCGCCGGGCCGAGCCCGTGGACGGCCCCCGCGACCCGGGCCGCCGCCGCTTCCTGGTGGGCGCGGGCGGCCTCGCGGCCGCGACGGCGCTGGCGGCCTGCTCCGGCAGCGGCAAGCACGGTTCCTCCGCCACGAAGGGCGGCGCGCCGTCCGGATCGGCTGGCGCGGCGAAGGGCCGCTACACCGGTGACCTGAAGGTCGTCGCCCTCGCGGTGGCGCTGGAGAACCAGGCGGTCGGCGCCTACCAGGCGGCGCTGAAGGCGGCCAAGGCCGGCACGCTCGGTACGGTGCCGCCGGCCGTCGCCACGTTCGTGACGACCGCGATGGAACAGCACGCCGACCACGCCAAGGCGTGGAACTCGGTGCTGACCGGCGCCGGCAAGCCCGCGATCACCGGGGTGCCGCTGTCCAACCAGCCCGCCACCCTGGCGGCGCTGGGCAAGGCCAGGTCCGTCGGGGACGTGGCGAACCTGGCGCTCCAGTTGGAGGACCAGGCCGCGCAGACGTACCTGTTCGCCACCTACAGCGTGAGCGCGGAGGCCGGCATCGCCACCGCGGCGACCATCGCGCCGGTCGAGGCGATGCACGCGGCGATCCTCAACTTCGTGCTCGGGAAGTACCCGGTGCCGGACGACTTCCTGCCGTCGGACAAGGCGGCCGATCCGGCACTGCTGACGATCTGA
- a CDS encoding pentapeptide repeat-containing protein codes for MQPDVSGAYEHATERLAGPDAGVRLAALRELAALAEQRPARRAAVADALCRHLRGPDAPAAAAAAEVLAALARWHPPVPDAGTGTGDGAEDDAVCGPGCADCLDVDLSGAVLADVDFGGCRFGEAGFADVHFRGRCSFEGARFARDALFPRAVFARDARFAGAWFGGAAVFGRSRFRAGADFSGARFQDIAWFGRGEETLPEDEEVWEQVEGWRPVPWDEPGADDPRWPLAVLDCDYQGWEEGGDGAWCDGPVSFAGARFAAAAWFWKARFGGTADFRRAVFGGRVHLVQPAADLAGAVVAATAGAEERDWPLGWTEAPAGAGPENGEPVPAGAGDGNRACLVTDGSVAPYRRQLAHPDAGVRLAGVRALGELGDARAASRQPAADALCAYLRSPLPRAADTGPVSLDDGERAVRHAAQRLLADRTRPGTGGTYWEDLRLHLSGAVLTDLDLSGCRLAYGDFTGTQFHGTTTFADASFGTGPYAAGADFCLPGSTCGRARFHGRADFTGAALGRAWGLEHCLAPSGQAPTAGPDPDPDSAPRSS; via the coding sequence ATGCAGCCGGACGTCTCCGGGGCGTACGAACACGCCACCGAGCGCTTGGCCGGACCGGACGCCGGCGTCCGACTCGCGGCGCTGCGGGAACTGGCGGCGCTGGCCGAGCAGCGCCCCGCGCGGCGCGCGGCCGTGGCCGACGCCCTCTGCCGCCACCTGCGCGGCCCGGACGCGCCCGCCGCCGCGGCCGCCGCCGAGGTGCTCGCGGCCCTGGCGCGGTGGCACCCGCCCGTACCGGACGCCGGCACCGGCACCGGCGATGGCGCCGAGGACGACGCGGTGTGCGGACCCGGTTGCGCGGACTGCCTCGACGTGGACCTGTCCGGCGCGGTCCTGGCGGACGTCGACTTCGGCGGCTGCCGGTTCGGCGAGGCCGGCTTCGCCGACGTCCACTTCCGCGGCCGCTGCTCGTTCGAGGGGGCGCGTTTCGCCCGGGATGCGCTCTTCCCGCGGGCGGTGTTCGCGCGGGACGCCCGCTTCGCGGGGGCCTGGTTCGGCGGCGCGGCCGTCTTCGGGCGGAGCCGGTTCCGGGCGGGAGCGGACTTCTCCGGCGCCCGCTTCCAGGACATCGCCTGGTTCGGCCGGGGCGAGGAGACACTGCCCGAGGACGAGGAGGTCTGGGAGCAGGTCGAGGGGTGGCGCCCGGTGCCCTGGGACGAGCCGGGCGCGGACGACCCCCGCTGGCCGCTGGCCGTCCTCGACTGCGACTACCAGGGCTGGGAGGAGGGCGGCGACGGGGCGTGGTGCGACGGGCCGGTGTCGTTCGCCGGCGCCCGCTTCGCGGCGGCCGCCTGGTTCTGGAAGGCCCGCTTCGGCGGCACGGCGGACTTCCGGCGCGCCGTCTTCGGCGGGCGGGTCCACCTCGTGCAGCCGGCGGCCGACCTCGCCGGCGCCGTGGTCGCCGCGACGGCCGGGGCCGAGGAGCGGGACTGGCCGCTCGGCTGGACCGAGGCCCCGGCGGGGGCCGGGCCGGAGAACGGCGAGCCGGTCCCGGCGGGAGCGGGCGACGGGAACCGGGCGTGCCTGGTCACCGACGGGTCCGTGGCGCCGTACCGCCGCCAACTCGCCCACCCCGACGCCGGAGTGCGGCTCGCCGGAGTACGCGCCCTGGGGGAACTCGGGGACGCGCGGGCCGCGTCGCGGCAGCCGGCGGCCGACGCCCTCTGCGCGTACCTGCGGTCCCCGCTGCCCCGCGCCGCCGACACCGGTCCGGTGTCCCTGGACGACGGCGAGCGCGCGGTGCGGCACGCGGCCCAGCGGCTGCTCGCCGACCGCACGCGGCCCGGCACGGGCGGGACGTACTGGGAGGACCTGCGGCTGCACCTGTCCGGTGCCGTGCTGACCGACCTCGACCTCAGCGGGTGCCGACTGGCGTACGGGGACTTCACCGGCACCCAGTTCCACGGGACGACCACGTTCGCGGACGCGTCCTTCGGCACCGGGCCCTACGCGGCCGGGGCCGACTTCTGCCTGCCCGGCAGCACCTGCGGGCGCGCCCGTTTCCACGGCCGCGCCGACTTCACCGGAGCCGCGCTCGGCCGCGCCTGGGGTCTGGAGCACTGCCTCGCCCCGTCCGGACAGGCGCCGACCGCGGGTCCCGACCCCGACCCCGACAGTGCCCCTCGATCCTCGTAG
- a CDS encoding DUF6191 domain-containing protein, producing the protein MFDFFDELFAPGRRHTEEERNRLELTREDEGSSDPARGPIDLSSGTVTVRLPERPTAGAPGGAGDAADTEAVDPEPAGPDADGADARAAGGDGGAAGAVKDSGTGPGPDSGTGLGPDSGTGPGPDSGTGPGPDPATGPGRPDEPAA; encoded by the coding sequence GTGTTCGACTTCTTCGACGAGCTGTTCGCTCCGGGCCGCAGGCACACCGAGGAGGAGCGCAACCGGCTGGAGCTGACCCGGGAGGACGAGGGCAGCAGCGATCCGGCGCGGGGCCCGATAGACCTCTCCTCGGGGACGGTCACCGTGCGGCTCCCGGAGCGGCCGACCGCCGGCGCCCCCGGTGGCGCCGGGGACGCGGCCGACACGGAAGCCGTCGACCCGGAGCCCGCCGGCCCGGACGCCGACGGCGCGGACGCCCGCGCCGCGGGAGGCGACGGCGGGGCCGCCGGCGCGGTGAAGGACTCCGGCACGGGCCCTGGTCCTGACTCCGGCACGGGCCTCGGCCCTGACTCTGGCACGGGCCCTGGCCCTGACTCCGGCACGGGCCCTGGTCCCGACCCCGCCACGGGCCCCGGGCGCCCGGACGAGCCCGCCGCCTGA
- a CDS encoding helix-turn-helix domain-containing protein — protein MNTDGGVKGIDWEGLSAREWYASELAYRRQEAGLTLVQLAELCLYEQSYLHRLERGSRLGTVQAAAALDKVYGTGDLLVRLWHLAKREAKERPFAGLAPLEAVAASMQEYAAGAVPELLQTRAYAEEQVRALRPGTAERLGARVAGRLARQERLTDPDPVHYRALIDEAVLRRKARDARTWTEQVEHLLQVAQLPDVSLHVVPFGVGPHPLCGSLELIHLPQGRTVAYAPSSCGDRVVEEPEEVEPLRLAYDRLRDAALSPADSLAFLRELLAEHTGTGPAEGAAS, from the coding sequence ATGAACACGGACGGTGGCGTGAAGGGCATCGACTGGGAGGGGTTGTCGGCGCGGGAGTGGTATGCGAGTGAGTTGGCGTATCGGCGGCAGGAGGCCGGGCTGACGTTGGTGCAGTTGGCGGAGCTGTGCCTGTACGAGCAGTCCTACCTGCACAGGTTGGAGCGGGGGTCGCGGCTCGGGACGGTGCAGGCGGCTGCCGCGTTGGACAAGGTGTACGGGACGGGCGACCTGTTGGTGCGGCTGTGGCACCTGGCGAAGCGGGAGGCGAAGGAGCGGCCGTTCGCGGGGTTGGCGCCGTTGGAGGCGGTGGCGGCGAGTATGCAGGAGTACGCGGCCGGTGCGGTGCCGGAGCTGCTCCAGACCCGCGCGTACGCCGAGGAGCAGGTGCGCGCCCTGCGTCCAGGCACCGCCGAGCGGTTGGGCGCGCGGGTGGCGGGGCGGTTGGCGCGGCAGGAGCGGTTGACCGATCCGGACCCGGTGCATTACCGGGCGTTGATCGACGAGGCGGTGCTGCGCAGGAAGGCGCGGGATGCGCGGACGTGGACCGAGCAGGTGGAGCACCTTCTCCAGGTGGCGCAGCTCCCGGACGTCTCGCTGCATGTGGTGCCGTTCGGTGTGGGGCCGCATCCGCTGTGCGGGTCGCTGGAGTTGATTCATCTTCCGCAGGGGCGCACGGTCGCGTACGCGCCGAGCAGTTGCGGTGATCGTGTCGTGGAGGAGCCGGAGGAGGTCGAGCCACTGCGGCTGGCGTACGACAGGTTGCGGGACGCGGCGTTGTCCCCGGCGGACTCGCTGGCGTTCCTGCGCGAGCTGCTGGCCGAGCACACCGGAACCGGCCCGGCGGAGGGTGCTGCGTCGTGA
- a CDS encoding anti-sigma factor: MTDTDLHTLTGAYAVGALEEREARDFRRHLSRCEACAREVRELRETAARLALAVAEVPPAALRGRVMAALPEVRQLPPEPAGPQRAGLRNWRRRMPYLALAACLAAAVVSAGIAVRAEHGADRQRDRAVRAEREADRLGTLLAAPDAAFHTGRLKGGGTATVVSSARSGQAAVVYHGLPKLADSRVYELWFSRNGTMVPAGLVPPATASGSTLLAGKADGADAVGVTAEPRGGSHAPTSDPLAVLPL; the protein is encoded by the coding sequence GTGACCGACACCGACCTGCACACCCTGACCGGCGCCTACGCGGTCGGCGCGCTGGAGGAGCGGGAGGCGCGCGACTTCCGCCGGCACCTGTCCCGGTGCGAGGCGTGCGCCCGCGAGGTGCGCGAACTGCGGGAGACCGCGGCGCGGTTGGCGCTGGCGGTGGCCGAGGTGCCGCCGGCGGCGCTGCGCGGCCGGGTGATGGCGGCCCTGCCCGAGGTGCGCCAGCTTCCGCCGGAGCCGGCCGGGCCGCAGCGGGCCGGCCTGCGCAACTGGCGCCGCCGGATGCCCTACCTGGCGCTCGCGGCCTGCCTGGCCGCCGCGGTCGTCTCCGCCGGGATCGCGGTGCGGGCCGAGCACGGCGCCGACCGGCAGCGGGACCGCGCGGTGCGGGCCGAGCGCGAGGCGGACCGGCTCGGCACGCTGCTCGCCGCGCCCGACGCCGCCTTCCACACCGGGCGGTTGAAGGGCGGCGGCACCGCGACGGTGGTGTCCTCGGCGCGGTCGGGGCAGGCGGCGGTGGTCTACCACGGCCTGCCGAAGCTGGCGGACTCGCGGGTCTACGAGCTGTGGTTCAGCCGGAACGGCACGATGGTGCCCGCGGGTCTGGTGCCGCCCGCGACCGCCTCCGGCTCCACGCTGCTGGCGGGGAAGGCGGACGGTGCCGACGCGGTCGGGGTGACCGCGGAGCCGCGCGGCGGCTCGCACGCGCCGACCTCCGATCCGCTGGCCGTGCTCCCCCTGTGA
- a CDS encoding sigma-70 family RNA polymerase sigma factor has translation MRVAARDGQSPAPRSGVLEALLDRISRGDQEAFEHLYTAVAGAVLGLVRRVVRDPAQSEEVAQDVLIEVWRCAARFDPEQGSAMAWIMTMAHRRAVDRVRSAQAAADREHRVGLRDRERAFDEVTEQVERRLEREQVRRCLERLTELQHESVTLAYYRGYTYQETAKLLGVALGTVKTRLRDGLIRLRDCLGVAS, from the coding sequence ATGCGCGTGGCAGCACGTGACGGCCAGTCCCCGGCGCCCCGCTCCGGGGTGCTGGAGGCGTTGCTCGACCGGATCTCCCGGGGGGACCAGGAGGCGTTCGAGCACCTCTACACGGCGGTGGCCGGTGCCGTGCTCGGCCTGGTCCGCCGGGTGGTGCGCGATCCCGCGCAGTCGGAGGAGGTCGCGCAGGATGTCCTCATCGAGGTCTGGCGGTGCGCGGCCAGGTTCGATCCCGAGCAGGGCAGCGCCATGGCGTGGATCATGACGATGGCGCACCGCCGCGCCGTCGACCGGGTGCGGTCGGCGCAGGCGGCGGCCGACCGGGAGCACCGGGTCGGGCTGCGCGACCGGGAGCGGGCCTTCGACGAGGTGACCGAGCAGGTGGAGCGGCGGCTGGAGCGCGAGCAGGTCAGGCGCTGCCTGGAGCGGCTCACCGAGCTCCAGCACGAGTCGGTGACCCTGGCCTACTACCGCGGCTACACCTACCAGGAGACCGCGAAGCTCCTCGGGGTGGCCCTGGGCACGGTCAAGACCCGGCTGCGGGACGGGCTCATCCGGCTCCGCGACTGCCTGGGGGTGGCGTCGTGA
- a CDS encoding ferritin-like domain-containing protein: MRGVEHIDTRLLEELTEQSQDLDSDAVRITQDALADFAEATGPRPRRWWRRGSTVAGAAGAAALLASARAAAATSSDDVKALQTAASIENLAISVYRTAAGLPFVKDGNKTVAAFITKTTAQHQAHAKAFNSAVAQAGGTRQTGADPKYAAVVKKALPTIRTSADVVKLAITLEDVAAQTYAKNVGQVTNAQLRRLFASVAPVEAQHRATLLAVQALLAGGMGDLVAVPTDAAKLPAAAGAVGFPDAFYPTTNASPITEGAVK, encoded by the coding sequence GTGAGGGGCGTGGAGCACATCGACACCCGTCTGCTCGAGGAACTGACCGAGCAGTCCCAGGACCTGGACAGCGACGCCGTGCGCATCACCCAGGACGCGCTGGCCGACTTCGCGGAGGCCACCGGCCCGCGGCCGCGCCGCTGGTGGCGGCGCGGGAGCACGGTCGCCGGCGCGGCCGGAGCCGCGGCGCTGCTGGCGTCGGCGCGCGCCGCCGCGGCCACGTCGAGCGACGACGTCAAGGCGTTGCAGACCGCCGCGTCGATCGAGAACCTGGCGATCAGCGTCTACCGGACCGCCGCGGGGCTGCCGTTCGTCAAGGACGGGAACAAGACGGTCGCGGCGTTCATCACGAAGACCACCGCGCAGCACCAGGCGCACGCCAAGGCGTTCAACTCCGCGGTCGCCCAGGCCGGCGGCACGCGGCAGACCGGCGCGGACCCCAAGTACGCCGCCGTGGTCAAGAAGGCGCTGCCCACCATCAGGACCTCGGCCGACGTGGTGAAGCTCGCCATCACCCTGGAGGACGTGGCCGCGCAGACGTACGCCAAGAACGTCGGCCAGGTCACCAACGCCCAACTGCGCCGGCTGTTCGCCTCGGTCGCCCCGGTCGAGGCCCAGCACCGGGCGACGCTGCTCGCGGTGCAGGCGCTGCTCGCCGGCGGCATGGGCGACCTGGTCGCCGTCCCGACCGACGCCGCGAAGCTTCCCGCGGCCGCCGGCGCCGTCGGCTTCCCCGACGCCTTCTACCCGACCACGAACGCCTCGCCGATCACTGAGGGAGCCGTGAAGTGA
- a CDS encoding HAD-IA family hydrolase has product MDAWGRANSRGARDARDTADGFGDLDGLAYDAVLCDFDGVVHLWPPDAMSSLDLARGLPEGTLARAAFRPALLERAVTGAITDEQWRARVADDLAGACGSARAATAMVAEWTAGTGRVDPAMLALLAAVRRRGAAVVLVSNATTRLESYLQAVGVAGAFDAVLNTARLGAAKPDPRVYAAAAELAGADPRRCLFVDDTAGHVAAAEAAGMTGVHYDGAAGLRAVLGGVR; this is encoded by the coding sequence GTGGACGCGTGGGGGAGAGCGAACAGCCGCGGCGCGCGCGACGCGCGCGACACCGCCGACGGCTTCGGCGACCTGGACGGCCTCGCGTACGACGCGGTGCTCTGCGACTTCGACGGCGTGGTCCACCTGTGGCCGCCCGACGCGATGTCGTCGCTCGACCTCGCCCGCGGCCTGCCCGAAGGGACGCTGGCCCGGGCCGCGTTCCGGCCCGCGCTGCTCGAACGCGCCGTCACCGGCGCGATCACCGACGAGCAGTGGCGGGCGCGGGTCGCCGACGACCTGGCCGGCGCCTGCGGTTCGGCGCGCGCCGCGACCGCGATGGTCGCCGAGTGGACCGCCGGAACCGGCCGAGTCGACCCCGCGATGCTGGCGCTGCTCGCCGCCGTGCGCCGCCGCGGGGCCGCGGTGGTGCTGGTCTCCAACGCCACCACCCGGCTGGAGTCCTACCTCCAGGCCGTCGGCGTGGCCGGCGCCTTCGACGCGGTGCTCAACACCGCCCGCCTCGGCGCCGCCAAACCCGACCCCCGGGTGTACGCCGCCGCGGCCGAACTGGCCGGCGCCGACCCGCGGCGCTGCCTGTTCGTCGACGACACCGCCGGCCATGTCGCCGCCGCCGAGGCGGCCGGTATGACGGGGGTGCACTACGACGGTGCGGCGGGGCTGCGGGCGGTGCTCGGCGGGGTCCGCTGA
- a CDS encoding acetate uptake transporter: protein MSTAAPAPAAPAAADAIADPGPLGLAGFASTTFVLSSFNAHLIDQNLLTVVLPLALFYGGLIQLLAGMWEFRKGNTFGATAFASYGAFWLSYAAYVKFVVGTLPPDTAHQATGLYLLVWAIFTVYMTAAALRTNAALLAVFVALSATFIVLAVGEFATSVGVTKVGGWIGLVTAVLAWYASFAVVTNATWKRPVVPLGPLTGAGLGRRGGPVGGPHV, encoded by the coding sequence ATGAGCACCGCCGCACCCGCTCCCGCCGCACCCGCCGCCGCGGACGCGATAGCCGACCCCGGGCCGCTCGGCCTGGCCGGCTTCGCGTCCACCACGTTCGTGCTCAGCTCCTTCAACGCGCACCTGATCGACCAGAACCTGCTCACCGTGGTGCTGCCGCTCGCGCTGTTCTACGGCGGTCTGATCCAACTCCTCGCCGGCATGTGGGAGTTCCGCAAGGGCAACACCTTCGGGGCGACCGCCTTCGCGTCGTACGGCGCGTTCTGGCTGTCGTACGCGGCCTACGTGAAGTTCGTGGTCGGCACGCTCCCGCCGGACACCGCGCATCAGGCCACCGGCCTGTACCTGCTGGTCTGGGCGATCTTCACGGTCTACATGACGGCCGCCGCGCTGCGCACCAACGCCGCGCTGCTCGCGGTCTTCGTCGCGCTGTCCGCGACCTTCATCGTGCTCGCCGTCGGGGAGTTCGCGACGTCGGTGGGCGTCACCAAGGTCGGCGGCTGGATCGGCCTGGTCACCGCGGTGCTCGCCTGGTACGCGTCGTTCGCCGTCGTCACCAACGCGACGTGGAAGCGCCCGGTGGTGCCGCTCGGTCCGCTCACCGGCGCCGGGCTCGGACGGCGCGGCGGGCCGGTCGGCGGTCCGCACGTCTGA
- a CDS encoding DUF6907 domain-containing protein, whose amino-acid sequence MIAAPEAAAVAALRTCGAPRTWRVTATNGVTVSGYLPPWAFEDPSMTAVEPPGLPVALVDVELFRYFDGVAGSLAGPDDGVDEDGVITPFCAVTCRPFADREAPEVPAHPVLTVQVSGSEETVCHDPGELAVLIGRLRAHTDYLDRHVLPAFTVIHRDWEAHHRTATEPSS is encoded by the coding sequence GTGATCGCCGCACCCGAAGCGGCTGCCGTCGCCGCGCTACGCACCTGCGGCGCGCCCCGGACCTGGCGGGTCACGGCGACCAACGGCGTGACGGTGTCGGGGTATCTGCCGCCGTGGGCGTTCGAGGACCCGAGCATGACCGCGGTGGAGCCGCCCGGTCTTCCTGTCGCCCTGGTCGATGTGGAGTTGTTCCGGTACTTCGACGGCGTGGCGGGTTCGCTGGCCGGTCCGGACGACGGTGTGGACGAGGACGGCGTGATCACGCCCTTCTGCGCGGTGACCTGCCGCCCCTTCGCCGACCGCGAGGCCCCCGAAGTGCCGGCGCACCCGGTGCTGACCGTGCAGGTCAGCGGGAGCGAGGAGACCGTGTGCCACGATCCGGGCGAACTGGCCGTTCTCATCGGGCGGTTGCGGGCGCACACGGACTATCTCGACCGGCACGTGCTGCCCGCGTTCACCGTGATCCACCGGGACTGGGAAGCCCACCACCGCACCGCCACGGAGCCGTCCTCATGA
- a CDS encoding MFS transporter: MDTVRADPAAPDRPTEPRVNLGDRLRAAAVDTRPLSVRAFRRVLVGQGASLVGTMITEVAIPVQIYAISHSSFYVGLAGLAGFVPIVVFGLYGGAVADAVDRRLLCLWASLVTWAVTIALLAQTLLGARSVGLVLALVAVQGAGFAISSSTRGAIIPRIVPPDLVPAANTLSFTVGNVGQVLGPLAAGVLVALPHGFAYAYGADALLFTMSLYSTVRLPSIRPAGALARSGLLAVLDGLRFIGGNPVLLMSFGADIAAMALAMPSALFPQAAADRFHGGVGLLYSSVAIGSVLAGLCSGWIGRVRRQGVALTLAVAAWAVAIALAGFARALWLAVLLLVLAGAADLVSAVYRQTILQTHAPDEMRGRMQGVFTVVVSGGPRLGDLRAGAMAATTTLTVAWSGSALLCVALVLVAALAVRPFWHYDAHRPG, encoded by the coding sequence ATGGACACCGTGCGAGCGGACCCGGCCGCGCCCGACCGGCCGACCGAACCCCGCGTCAACCTCGGCGATCGGCTGCGCGCCGCCGCGGTGGACACCCGCCCGCTGTCCGTGCGGGCCTTCCGGCGGGTGCTGGTCGGGCAGGGCGCCTCGCTCGTCGGCACCATGATCACCGAGGTCGCGATCCCGGTGCAGATCTACGCGATCTCGCACTCGTCGTTCTACGTCGGCCTGGCCGGGCTCGCCGGCTTCGTGCCTATCGTCGTCTTCGGCCTGTACGGCGGCGCCGTCGCGGACGCGGTGGACCGCCGCCTGCTGTGCCTGTGGGCGTCGCTGGTCACCTGGGCGGTGACGATCGCGCTGCTGGCCCAGACGCTGCTGGGCGCGCGCTCGGTGGGCCTGGTCCTCGCGCTGGTCGCCGTGCAGGGCGCCGGCTTCGCGATCTCCTCCTCGACCCGGGGCGCCATCATCCCGCGCATCGTGCCGCCCGACCTGGTCCCCGCGGCGAACACGCTGAGCTTCACCGTCGGCAACGTCGGCCAGGTTCTCGGCCCGCTCGCGGCCGGCGTGCTCGTCGCCCTCCCGCACGGCTTCGCGTACGCCTACGGCGCGGACGCGCTGCTGTTCACCATGTCGCTGTACTCCACGGTCCGGCTGCCGTCGATCCGGCCGGCGGGCGCCCTGGCCCGGTCCGGGCTGCTCGCGGTGCTCGACGGGCTGCGCTTCATCGGCGGCAACCCGGTGCTGCTGATGTCGTTCGGGGCGGACATCGCCGCGATGGCGCTGGCCATGCCGAGCGCGCTGTTCCCGCAGGCGGCCGCGGACCGCTTCCACGGCGGGGTCGGCCTGCTGTACTCCTCGGTCGCGATCGGCTCGGTCCTGGCCGGGCTGTGCAGCGGGTGGATCGGCCGGGTGCGGCGCCAGGGCGTCGCGCTCACCCTCGCGGTGGCCGCCTGGGCGGTCGCGATCGCGCTGGCCGGCTTCGCCCGGGCGCTGTGGCTGGCCGTCCTGCTGCTCGTGCTGGCCGGCGCCGCCGACCTGGTCAGCGCGGTGTACCGGCAGACGATCCTCCAGACCCACGCCCCCGACGAGATGCGCGGCCGGATGCAGGGCGTCTTCACCGTCGTGGTGTCCGGCGGGCCCCGGCTCGGCGACCTGCGGGCCGGTGCGATGGCCGCGACCACCACGCTGACGGTCGCCTGGTCGGGCAGCGCCCTGCTGTGCGTGGCCCTCGTGCTGGTCGCGGCCCTCGCGGTGCGGCCGTTCTGGCACTACGACGCGCACCGGCCCGGCTGA
- a CDS encoding DUF5954 family protein, with translation MSSDDQWAGPDGLVMRVQPVDHPVAAAEEADAADAARRYAHYIIRGPLFGVAARGPGEVGWRVVAPVVEGFPQESRDALNSYLWLKAKDDTDDPAVRRELLAAVSRLEQETVDELTVCGVRYRVVRAEEYVYTNSEGLEPPRPADRDALVPDWYDPSDDPPVDDGFVIDHAAVTGVAAGSERLALRELRYRSDRYPADVRADSLKALETHPGTVVLPATFRVVERTSDGWEPFSTILSTPHAARRTLVTALTEMWPRMHSLTAEETAEYERIAARFRAAGRADELAVHDRLFFVVRIGRVVRIGLDGPEPPRPSDTDAYGPSKIRPTMDENGVITYGEE, from the coding sequence ATGAGTAGCGACGATCAGTGGGCCGGCCCGGACGGGCTGGTGATGCGGGTGCAGCCGGTCGACCACCCGGTGGCGGCGGCGGAGGAGGCCGACGCGGCCGACGCCGCCCGCCGTTACGCGCACTACATCATCCGCGGCCCGTTGTTCGGGGTGGCCGCGCGCGGTCCGGGCGAGGTCGGCTGGCGGGTGGTGGCACCGGTGGTGGAGGGGTTCCCGCAGGAGTCCCGCGACGCGCTCAACTCCTACCTGTGGCTGAAGGCCAAGGACGACACCGACGACCCGGCGGTGCGCCGCGAACTGCTCGCCGCCGTGAGCCGGTTGGAGCAGGAGACGGTCGACGAGCTGACGGTGTGCGGGGTGCGCTACCGGGTGGTGCGCGCCGAGGAGTACGTCTACACCAACAGCGAGGGCCTCGAACCGCCCCGCCCCGCCGACCGGGACGCCCTGGTGCCCGACTGGTACGACCCCTCCGACGACCCGCCGGTCGACGACGGCTTCGTGATCGACCACGCCGCGGTCACCGGGGTGGCGGCCGGCTCCGAGCGGCTGGCGCTGCGCGAACTGCGCTACCGCAGCGACCGCTACCCCGCCGACGTGCGCGCCGACTCCCTCAAGGCGCTGGAGACCCACCCGGGCACGGTGGTGCTGCCGGCCACCTTCCGCGTGGTCGAGCGCACGTCCGACGGCTGGGAGCCCTTCTCCACGATCCTGTCCACCCCGCACGCGGCCCGCCGCACCCTGGTGACGGCGCTCACCGAGATGTGGCCGCGGATGCACTCGCTGACCGCGGAGGAGACGGCGGAGTACGAGCGGATCGCCGCGCGGTTCCGCGCCGCCGGCCGCGCCGACGAACTGGCCGTGCACGACCGGCTCTTCTTCGTCGTCCGGATCGGCCGCGTGGTCCGCATCGGCCTGGACGGCCCCGAGCCGCCCCGCCCCTCCGACACCGACGCGTACGGCCCGTCCAAGATCCGCCCGACGATGGACGAGAACGGGGTCATCACCTACGGCGAGGAGTGA